From Acidobacteriota bacterium:
GCAACATCGTCGATGCGGCAATCGCCGTGTCGTTCGCGCTCGGTGTCGTCGAACCCGACGCGTCGGGCATCGGGGGCGATGGGATGGCGCTGCTGTTCCTGAACGGCATGCGCGAGCCCGTGGTGATCGACTACAAGGACCAGTCGCCCATCCACGCCACGCTCACCAACCCGGCGATCTTCCGCGACGGCCGTATCGTCGGCGACGGCCCTGCTGCAGCGAACATTCCCGGTGTCGTCGCGGGGATGGATCACCTGTACCGCCGATACGGATCGGGCCGTTTCGCGTGGTCGCAACTCATTGCTCCGGCGATTGCGCTGGCCGCTGAAGGGTACGAGCTCGACGAGGCCCTGCCGACGACGCTGCGCGAGGGACGGCCGCAGCTGGAGCGATGGCCGGAAGCCGCGCGTGTGTATCTCCCGAACGGGCGCGTGCCGCGCGCAGGTGAGCGCTTCGTCAACGCCGACTACGCCTCCACGCTGACGGCAATTGCGTCAGAAGGTGCTGACGCGTTCTATCGGGGCAGCCTCGCCAAGCGCATCGCGGCCGACATGGAGGCCAACGGCGGCATCATCGGCGTGGAGGATCTGGCGCAGTACCAGGTCATCGAACGCACGCCTGTCAGCGGCCGCTATCGCGGGCTCCAGGTGTTCGGCACGCCGCCGCCCGTGTCGACGGGCACGGCGCTCATCGAGACCCTGCAGATTCTCGACAGGTACCAGCCGCCGCGCGGTGCGCGGATCACCGAGTCGCCCGACTACCTGCACTACGCCATCGAAGCGTGGAAGGTGCGCGATCCGCTGCGGCGCGTGGCCGATCCCGCGCTGTGGCCCGTCGATGTGACGTCGCACCTCGAGCCGGAGCACGCCGCGTCACTCTTCGGCCGGATCGATCCGCTGCGCGCGCAGCCGTTCGCAGCCGAAGGCGATGGTGGTACGCAGGGACAGGGCGAACGGATCGGGCGTGGCACCACGGCGTTCGCGATCGGCGATGCCGCGGGCAACACGATCGTCGTCACGCAGACGCTGTCGACGTGGGGTGGTGCGTTCTACGTGTCGAAGGGACTCGGCTTCCTCTACAACAATCACCTGCGCGGCTATCGCACCGTGCGCGGTGCATACGGGCAACTGTTGCCGCTCATGCGGTCCTCGTCGACGAGTGCGCCGACGCTGGTGTGCGAAGAGGTCAATGGCGTGCTGCGCCCGCGCCTGGCCGTCGGTGCCGCGGGTAACGCGTGGATCACGTCATCGGTCTACGGCATCGTCCTGGCGCACGTGGACGGCGGGCTCGGCGCGCAGGCGGCCATCGAGGCGCCGCGGCTGCTCGTGGGCCGCGATCCGATCGACGCCGCCGGACTCGTCGCGCGAGTGCAGATCGAGGACCGCATTCCCGGCCGCGTGCTCGACGCGCTCGCTGCGAAGGGCCATCGCTTCCAGACGATCGGCCGCAAGGGCGAGATGCGCTACGGATATGCGGCCGTGATGCAGTTCGACGCGGCAACGGGCCGGATCGAGGCAGGCGCGGAGCCCCGTCGATCCCACCACGCGATTGCAGTACAACGATAGACGCGGGCGTCACACGCGCCCGCCGAGGCCACCATGGCGACCACGCGCACGTCTTTCCTGATCGACGAACTCCACAGGGCCTACGACGGCGATCCGTGGCACGGATCGTCAGTCGCCACGCTGCTGTCAGGGCTCACCGCCGCGGAGGCGATGGCGCGCCCGATCGACGGCGCGCATACCATCGCGGAACTGGTGGCGCACATGACGGTGTGGGTGAACGAGGTCACGCGCCGCGTGTGCGGTCATCCGGCCGCCGATCCGATCGAAGGCGACTGGCCGTTGCCGCGCGCCGTCGACCAGGCTGGCTGGGCCGCGATGCACCTCGCGTTCGCCAATGCGATGGCGCGCCTCATCGAGGCCGTCGCGGGGTTCCCCGAGTCCCGCTGGGACGACATCGTCGGCGACGCGCGCAACCCCGCCCTCGGCACGGGCCTCTCCTACGCACAGACGGTCTCGGGACTGGTGCAGCATCTGGCCTATCACGGGGGACAGGTGGGGATGATGAGGAAGAGCCTGTCAAAGGGAAAAAGGTAAGAGAGCGTAGACTCTGAACGTGGACTCCAGGTCCGAACGTCGCAGCCGCATGACGGCGCGGGTGTACCGGTCCAACGCCGAACACGATCGCGATGACCCGGCGTACTGGGCCGCGCTGCCGATCGATGTGCGTGTTACCGAAGTCTGGCGCCTCAGTGTCGAGCAATGGCAGATGCGCGGGGGCTTCCCTGATGAACCAGGACTTTGTCGATCTGTTGTGCGCATTCATCGACCATGAGGTGCGCTTCCTGGTGGTCGGTGCATACGCCCTTGGTGTCCACGGTCGCCCACGCGCTACGGGTGACCTCGATGTGTGGGTCGAGGCGACTCCGGAGAATGCGGTTCGCGTGATGCGGGCCCTTGCCGGGTTCGGGGCGCCACTCGAGCAGGTCACGACAGACGATTTCGCTCGTCCTGGCATCGTCTTCCAGATGGGAGTACCGCCACGCCGCATCGACATCCTCACGGCGCTCAGCGGCATCACGTTCGCCGACGCCTGGCCGTTTCGCCTGCGCGCTCCGTTCGGCCCCATCTCGGTCGACGTCCTCGGGCGCGACGACTTCATCGCGAACAAGCGTGCGGCCGGACGGGCGAAGGATCTGGCCGACATCGAGGCGCTGGGCTCACCCGATTGATCGGTACGTCACGCGCATTCCGATTGCGATCTTCCAGTTGGCCACAGCACAATCCACGTCAGCAACCGTCATACCGCTGGTGAGAGGGAAGGGCTGAGTGCTGTACACCACGACGCTCGTGTTGACGTCGATCCTGCTTGCCGCTGGTGGCGCCGTGCAGAGTGGAGACGTCTGGCAGACGCTGCACGGCAGTTGGAGCGGTAGCGGGCAGGTGCGCGGGATGTCGGCGGAAGTGGAGCTCACGTTCGCGCCGGCGCTGGGTGACGATGGGCGGGCGCATCGGCTGGAG
This genomic window contains:
- a CDS encoding DinB family protein is translated as MATTRTSFLIDELHRAYDGDPWHGSSVATLLSGLTAAEAMARPIDGAHTIAELVAHMTVWVNEVTRRVCGHPAADPIEGDWPLPRAVDQAGWAAMHLAFANAMARLIEAVAGFPESRWDDIVGDARNPALGTGLSYAQTVSGLVQHLAYHGGQVGMMRKSLSKGKR
- a CDS encoding gamma-glutamyltransferase gives rise to the protein MHAGSRLVRLVALAVAGAGGLHLVVLAQEQGHVVARAEARALHQEAAQPLRAVQDPAWVPDGTRITVSVLDQIWTMTPDGRDPRPFVAWPHGTPPAVERDPAWAPDGRRLAFAADIGGGFDLYVATEGGAPRRLTIAPGDERQPSWTPDGRLVFAQRARDQWGLMVINVDGTSPDVPPRIEVLVDTQADERDPAVSPDGRRLAYVSSDADDNGSDDVWVRALPGLSVLPDGGEPVPTTVDERPWRVTATRARESNPAWDPSGQRLAYAADDDGDGAVWVTAVPSGPAATGRRPRGAGDGAILVSRMRSRPVWSPDGRTLLLADLPADWPRYNGNPARVPADPPPVFGRGAGFGLRTIPAPLPPDAGAQPVQSAVEPDAVRWTLAFDRTWLLLRDLYYRSGPQAAAWDALRAQLRPRATAAHTGAELAVVVDDLVARQPLVREPVTSQDAMVVSGHRLASEAGARILQQGGNIVDAAIAVSFALGVVEPDASGIGGDGMALLFLNGMREPVVIDYKDQSPIHATLTNPAIFRDGRIVGDGPAAANIPGVVAGMDHLYRRYGSGRFAWSQLIAPAIALAAEGYELDEALPTTLREGRPQLERWPEAARVYLPNGRVPRAGERFVNADYASTLTAIASEGADAFYRGSLAKRIAADMEANGGIIGVEDLAQYQVIERTPVSGRYRGLQVFGTPPPVSTGTALIETLQILDRYQPPRGARITESPDYLHYAIEAWKVRDPLRRVADPALWPVDVTSHLEPEHAASLFGRIDPLRAQPFAAEGDGGTQGQGERIGRGTTAFAIGDAAGNTIVVTQTLSTWGGAFYVSKGLGFLYNNHLRGYRTVRGAYGQLLPLMRSSSTSAPTLVCEEVNGVLRPRLAVGAAGNAWITSSVYGIVLAHVDGGLGAQAAIEAPRLLVGRDPIDAAGLVARVQIEDRIPGRVLDALAAKGHRFQTIGRKGEMRYGYAAVMQFDAATGRIEAGAEPRRSHHAIAVQR